A region from the Tachysurus vachellii isolate PV-2020 chromosome 25, HZAU_Pvac_v1, whole genome shotgun sequence genome encodes:
- the LOC132840392 gene encoding protein rapunzel-like, translating to MADTSDGETEIQIKHTVATVLGCLEKGIVIASAFIPLIGIVTPIVGAVKKTLVEDNKIKMLEKEFQQIHDKLESISQQTEQMLDQIQLSEIEINYGQAENSIKFQYQAFQNMMDHIRKDPEDSEHYREEFKKIYRNQKGLKNLNVYYDAIMEDQGPFGQPLLKFYQNNCKRNKKIMEARCAHLSYLFYIGLIAEMAYKEVIEDDQEMIRKEWGQKLIDIQTKMQEALDECNEKE from the exons ATGGCAG ACACTAGTGACGGAGAAACGGAGATTCAAATCAAACACACTGTAGCCACAGTGCTGGGTTGCCTGGAGAAAGGGATCGTCATCGCCTCTGCCTTTATCCCTCTGATTGGCATTGTCACCCCAATAGTTGGTGCTGTGAAGAAAACACTGGTAGAAGATAACAAAATCAAGATGCTGGAGAAGGAGTTCCAGCAGATTCATGACAAGTTGGAGAGCATCTCTCAGCAGACCGAGCAGATGCTGGACCAGATCCAACTTTCAGAGATTGAGATAAACTATGGTCAGGCGGAAAACAGCATCAAGTTCCAGTACCAAGCTTTCCAGAACATGATGGACCACATTAGGAAGGACCCTGAAGACAGTGAACATTATAGAGAGGaatttaagaaaatatatagaaatcaAAAGGGCTTAAAGAATTTGAATGTGTACTATGATGCCATCATGGAAGACCAGGGTCCTTTCGGGCAGCCACTACTGAAATTTTATCAAAATAACTGCAAGAGGAACAAGAAGATTATGGAGGCTAGATGTGCTCATCTGTCCTACCTCTTCTACATTGGCCTCATTGCAGAGATGGCCTACAAGGAAGTCATTGAAGATGATCAGGAGATGATCAGGAAAGAATGGGGCCAAAAGTTAATCGATATTCAGACCAAGATGCAAGAAGCCCTGGACGAGTGTAACGAGAAGGAGTGA
- the tmem176l.1 gene encoding uncharacterized protein tmem176l.1, with product MSLTISRAEGVTVYTVHSNHKSKWPIFCQILGTLCYSPVCSVSQRLKHQLSCALTVLATIQIMVGIMNLGIGSLFLAFFYPGYLGSDLLWLGGVVIAIGILCILSEKFPSPCLIALTVLMNIMSAALAITFIVNYSMDLAIRPRWSICEDPAANEGYRYSWTTPSPTKKAMLDEIFEKKLEDYRVCKENWLIIRNLYICLDILMIVLAVLHLCVTISWCVLNIKALCKKQADAQDIEDPELCKHLMEEENPDPVC from the exons ATGTCCCTGACGATCAGCAGGGCCGAGGGGGTGACggtgtacactgtacactccaaCCACAAAAGTAAATGGCCGATCTTCTGCCAGATCCTGGGTACCCTGTGCTACAGCCCCGTGTGCTCTGTGTCTCAGAGACTGAAGCACCAGCTTAGCTGCGCTCTCACAGTGCTGGCG aCTATACAGATCATGGTTGGAATAATGAATCTGGGCATTGGGTCTTTGTTTCTAGCCTTTTTCTATCCCGGATACCTTGGTTCTGACCTCCTTTGGCTAGGAGGCGTG gtTATTGCAATTGGAATATTGTGTATCCTATCAGAAAAGTTTCCGAGCCCATGTCTG ATTGCCCTGACGGTGCTGATGAACATAATGAGCGCTGCATTAGCTATAACCTTTATTGTGAATTATTCAATGGATTTGGCTATAAGACCTCGCTGGTCCATATGTGAAGATCCTGCAGCTAATGAGGGCTATCGGTATTCCTGGACAACTCCATCTCCCACGAAAAAAGCTATGTTGGATGAAATATTTGAGAAAAAACTAGAGGACTACAGAGTTTGTAAGGAAAACTGGCTGATTATTCGG AATCTCTACATTTGCCTGGACATACTGATGATCGTCCTCGCTGTTCTTCATCTCTGTGTCACCATCAGCTGGTGTGTTCTGAACATAAAGGCGCTGTGCAAGAAGCAAGCAGATGCACAG GACATTGAGGATCCAGAACTTTGCAAACATCTCATGGAGGAGGAAAACCCCGATCCTGTGTGTTAG
- the LOC132840393 gene encoding protein rapunzel-like produces MDDIEISEDRDKLKRGLVKALQCVSAISSAAAVVNPIFGVVGSLIRVILHHVDDGEIQTLRREFVSVNRSLDEISRQNQSTLLQIKKETLDGQYNQVENNLRNQFRKFMEVVKARPEHVESKRNDFEESFANDLGDQNLHTLYDGVMGKPKLFSRPILDVYMTYSKGEKRVMERLCTHITYLFCIGLIALMGYATIIGDDEEGLREEWAAKMEEVQEKMQEVLRKCK; encoded by the coding sequence ATGGATGACATCGAGATCTCAGAGGACAGAGACAAACTGAAGCGAGGCCTGGTGAAGGCACTGCAGTGTGTATCCGCCATCTCGTCCGCAGCTGCTGTGGTGAACCCCATCTTCGGTGTGGTAGGCTCACTGATTCGCGTCATCCTCCACCATGTGGATGACGGGGAGATTCAGACCCTTCGACGGGAGTTTGTCAGCGTGAACCGATCATTGGATGAGATTTCGAGGCAAAACCAGAGCACGTTGCTCCAGATCAAGAAGGAGACACTGGACGGGCAATACAACCAAGTAGAGAACAACCTACGCAACCAGTTCCGTAAGTTTATGGAGGTGGTGAAGGCACGACCCGAGCACGTGGAGAGCAAGCGCAACGATTTTGAGGAAAGCTTTGCCAACGACTTGGGCGACCAGAACCTGCACACACTCTACGATGGTGTAATGGGCAAGCCCAAGCTGTTCAGCCGGCCCATCCTCGACGTCTACATGACTTACTctaaaggagagaagagagtgaTGGAACGCCTGTGCACACACATCACCTACCTGTTCTGCATTGGCCTCATCGCTCTGATGGGTTACGCCACGATCATCGGTGATGACGAAGAGGGCCTGAGAGAGGAATGGGCTGCGAAGATGGAGGAAGTGCAAGAGAAGATGCAGGAGGTGCTTAGGAAGTGCAAGTGA
- the LOC132840117 gene encoding uncharacterized protein LOC132840117, whose translation MSLTISRAEGVTVYTVHSNHKSKWPIFCQILGTLCYSPVCSVSQRLKHQLSCTLTVLATIQIMVGIMNLGIGSLFLAFFKPGYLGSDLLWLGGVVIAIGILCILSEKFPSPCLIALTVLMNIMSAALAITFIVKYSMDLATRPRWSKCEDPAANEGYRYSWTTPSPTKKAMLDEIFEKKLEDYRVCKENWLIIQNLYICLDILMIVLAVLHLCVTMSWCFLNIKALCKKQADAQDIEDPELCKHLMKEENPDPVS comes from the exons ATGTCCCTGACGATCAGCAGGGCCGAGGGGGTGACggtgtacactgtacactccaaCCACAAAAGTAAATGGCCGATCTTCTGCCAGATCCTGGGTACCCTGTGCTACAGCCCCGTGTGCTCTGTGTCTCAGAGACTGAAGCACCAGCTTAGCTGCACTCTCACAGTGCTGGCG ACTATACAGATCATGGTTGGAATAATGAATCTGGGCATCGGGTCTTTGTTTCTAGCCTTTTTCAAACCCGGATACCTTGGTTCTGACCTCCTTTGGCTAGGAGGTGTG gttattGCAATTGGAATATTGTGTATCCTATCAGAAAAGTTTCCAAGCCCATGTCTG ATTGCCCTGACGGTGCTGATGAACATAATGAGCGCTGCATTAGCTATAACCTTCATTGTGAAATATTCAATGGATTTGGCTACAAGACCTCGCTGGTCCAAATGTGAAGATCCTGCAGCTAATGAGGGCTATCGGTATTCCTGGACAACTCCATCTCCCACGAAAAAAGCTATGTTGGATGAAATATTTGAGAAAAAACTAGAGGACTACAGAGTTTGTAAGGAAAACTGGCTGATTATTCAG AATCTCTACATTTGCCTGGACATACTGATGATCGTCCTCGCTGTTCTTCATCTCTGTGTCACCATGAGCTGGTGTTTTCTGAACATAAAGGCGCTGTGCAAGAAGCAAGCAGATGCACAG GACATTGAGGATCCAGAACTTTGCAAGCATCTCATGAAGGAGGAAAACCCCGATCCTGTGTCTTAG
- the LOC132840390 gene encoding golgin subfamily A member 6-like protein 25 translates to MKGNEKKMKERIECWGEAKNESIDKIMKKWEIVEWFEQEGKRRREEKLKKPQSKEQEKEKATAPPSGEWVEQLKPPPYNEQKKPDYHGIYPVINTGQEGEAQEIELEITGGQVKGVIRQMSAEKGDIKNKYEGSYRPSSEEGSQREENEILRHKDEQKGGSEHPRGTTKEEGKENQQQMDKGGGYQLLDKLEIHAKRVLIAGGQGEHHRGKEEKGGAETVDERVKRSAEQQSQTSLATENEEEVSQGMGPEDEKSQPDNRSMKVRIDGEVQLTSLEQVNLWPGKEQDEAIKIVLKQSCMADETMQELKEHTSHLEMRVEELRGDLKEEQKRAEQRIRGLQYEKEETTAAICKGLEKRLQEQEEKIAKATERVKQGRRAKPTMRDKRDKAKWKLLQNRRRVITRSQAQSQQREVDKEETETSSDEEGEIDEPESRRAAATEPDEYTMPKMAAQYPLIVKGQQIYYVPWTFMDVTGLVKRLPSVCEGAQKWITKFEEQTMGQSLALGDLKVILCQTVGKAKIIEMFGLAGLGKEANDSRADGITFGPFRNRLWDQLREAYPTKADPGKVEKLKLDEEEGVAQFILKLQESWREEMGASWDETPASMTLFKLMLKRALPAEVQDQLETVVGLNTMPWATFEANVIHHTELHRKRKREAKKAEENLLVQLHKAQLGELTRNK, encoded by the coding sequence ATGAagggaaatgaaaaaaagatgaaggaaagaatAGAATGCTGGGGGGAAGCGAAAAATGAGAGTATAGATAAAATTATGAAGAAATGGGAGATAGTGGAGTGGTTTgaacaggaaggaaagagaagaagggaagagaagctaAAAAAACCACAGAGtaaagaacaggagaaagagaaggctaCAGCCCCACCATCAGGTGAATGGGTGGAGCAGCTCAAACCCCCGCCGTACAACGAACAAAAGAAGCCCGATTATCATGGAATATACCCCGTAATAAATACGGGACAAGAAGGTGAAGCACAAGAAATAGAACTGGAAATCACGGGTGGACAAGTCAAAGGAGTAATCCGACAAATGTCAGCAGAAAAAGGAGATATTAAGAACAAGTATGAAGGGTCCTATCGTCCTTCCTCAGAAGAAGGTAGCCAGAGGGAGGAGAATGAGATTCTAAGACACAAAGATGAGCAAAAGGGGGGCTCAGAACACCCAAGAGGGActacaaaagaagaaggaaaagaaaatcaacagcAAATGGACAAAGGCGGTGGATACCAGTTGCTGGATAAGCTGGAAATTCACGCCAAAAGGGTCCTCATAGCGGGAGGACAAGGAGAGCACCACCgagggaaggaagaaaaaggaggagcGGAAACGGTGGACGAAAGGGTGAAGAGATCTGCTGAACAGCAGTCACAGACCTCCCTGGCTACAGAAAATGAGGAGGAAGTATCCCAAGGGATGGGCCCAGAAGACGAGAAATCTCAGCCTGACAACAGAAGCATGAAAGTGAGGATAGATGGAGAAGTGCAATTAACCTCGCTAGAGCAGGTAAACCTATGGCCAGGCAAAGAACAAGATGAAGCAATTAAAATAGTTCTGAAACAAAGTTGTATGGCAGATGAGACAATGCAGGAACTAAaagaacacacatctcacctggAAATGCGGGTGGAGGAGTTGAGAGGAGACCTAAAGGAAGAACAAAAGCGTGCCGAGCAAAGGATAAGAGGCCtacaatatgaaaaagaagaaaccacaGCAGCAATATGCAAAGGCTTGGAGAAAAGGttgcaagaacaagaagaaaagatagCAAAAGCAACCGAAAGAGTAAAACAAGGAAGGAGGGCCAAGCCCACcatgagagacaaaagagatAAAGCGAAGTGGAAACTACTACAGAACCGAAGACGTGTGATCACACGGTCACAGGCTCAAAGCCAACAAAGGGAGGTGGACAAAGAAGAAACTGAAACCTCCAGCGACGAAGAGGGGGAGATAGATGAGCCTGAGTCGCGTAGAGCAGCAGCAACCGAGCCGGACGAATATACAATGCCAAAGATGGCAGCACAGTATCCTCTAATAGTCAAAGGACAGCAAATATATTATGTGCCATGGACCTTCATGGATGTGACTGGACTAGTAAAAAGActgccaagtgtgtgtgaaggggcacAGAAATGGATCACAAAGTTTGAGGAACAGACAATGGGACAGAGTCTGGCCTTGGGTGACCTGAAGGTAATCCTATGCCAGACAGTTGGGAAGGCaaaaattatagaaatgttCGGCCTCGCTGGACTAGGAAAAGAAGCGAACGACTCAAGAGCAGATGGAATAACCTTTGGCCCATTCAGAAACCGTCTGTGGGACCAGCTAAGGGAAGCATACCCAACTAAAGCCGATCCGGGCAAAGTGGAGAAACTAAAGCTGGATGAAGAAGAGGGAGTTGCCCAGTTTATATTGAAACTCCAGGAGTCTTGGAGGGAGGAAATGGGAGCCTCGTGGGATGAAACGCCCGCAAGTATGACTCTGTTCAAGCTCATGTTGAAAAGGGCACTTCCAGCAGAAGTTCAAGACCAGCTGGAGACGGTAGTGGGTTTGAACACTATGCCATGGGCCACCTTCGAGGCAAATGTGATACACCATACAGAACttcacaggaaaaggaaaagggaggcAAAGAAGGCTGAAGAGAACTTGTTGGTGCAACTGCACAAGGCACAACTGGGGGAACTGACGAGAAACAAGTAA
- the LOC132839994 gene encoding protein rapunzel-like isoform X2 codes for MAENLQKLVASKKDVVENVMEVFEQGAEVLASIAGDLFPIFSIAAPIVKLALDNVESKEAEYMKEQFQKVRERLEVISEEIQRINDEVRKSGMDATYFSVEENITNQFRKYMDILNAKPKFREAKKKQFLDHFSKTGGDKNLYTLYGAVTGESFSGDSVLDITLNYEQKSRRPVEDFCARLKKLFCIGLIAFLGHSALKGCDDEEELLQEWVTKMKVVQSKMNAVIEDCINSFPSQAEIDIKRLVRDHKDKSNQQLASIIIEDLKGKYDWVSWSVRVFNSPKGLFTSKKDFQCSTGKSRFQVPSSDENLNVVVSYSASPEPLDKAQIQQLVQDQKKVTVPGIAELVFDNIPLCTVHSVKTSCKEMAYAWSFKDELHFFEEFKNFYLFVHSS; via the coding sequence atggCAGAGAATCTGCAGAAACTTGTTGCATCCAAGAAAGATGTGGTGGAGAATGTGATGGAGGTATTTGAGCAGGGAGCAGAAGTGTTGGCCAGCATCGCAGGAGATTTGTTCCCCATTTTCTCCATCGCTGCTCCTATTGTGAAGCTAGCCCTAGATAACGTGGAGAGCAAAGAAGCGGAATACATGAAGGAGCAGTTTCAGAAGGTCCGTGAGCGTCTAGAGGTTATATCAGAGGAGATCCAGCGCATAAACGATGAGGTGAGAAAAAGTGGTATGGATGCAACTTACTTCTCAGTAGAGGAGAATATAACCAACCAGTTTCGAAAGTACATGGACATCCTCAATGCCAAGCCAAAGTTTCGAGAGGCCAAGAAGAAACAATTCCTAGACCACTTTAGCAAGACTGGTGGAGACAAAAACTTGTACACACTTTATGGTGCTGTGACAGGAGAGAGCTTCTCAGGAGACTCTGTGCTGGACATCACTCTCAACTATGAACAAAAGAGCCGGAGGCCGGTTGAGGACTTCTGCGCCAGACTGAAGAAGTTGTTCTGTATTGGTCTCATTGCTTTCCTGGGACACTCTGCTCTGAAAGGCTGCGATGATGAAGAGGAGCTGCTCCAAGAATGGGTCACGAAGATGAAGGTGGTCCAGTCaaaaatgaatgcagtcattgaAGACTGCATCAACAGCTTCCCAAGTCAGGCTGAGATTGATATCAAGCGTCTGGTGAGGGACCACAAGGACAAAAGCAACCAGCAGCTGGCCAGTATTATCATCGAGGACTTGAAAGGGAAGTATGACTGGGTGAGCTGGTCAGTCCGTGTCTTTAACTCGCCCAAGGGCTTGTTCACCAGCAAGAAGGACTTCCAGTGCTCCACAGGCAAGAGCAGGTTTCAGGTGCCTTCATCAGATGAGAATTTGAATGTCGTGGTATCCTACAGTGCCTCTCCTGAACCTCTAGACAAAGCTCAGATACAGCAGCTGGTGCAGGACCAGAAGAAAGTCACAGTTCCAGGGATTGCAGAGCTTGTCTTTGACAACATCCCTTTGTGTACAGTCCATTCTGTCAAGACGTCATGCAAAGAAATGGCTTATGCATGGAGCTTTAAGGATGAGCTTCACTTCTTTGAGGAGTTCAAGAACttttacttgtttgttcatTCTTCTTAA